Proteins from a genomic interval of Trifolium pratense cultivar HEN17-A07 linkage group LG6, ARS_RC_1.1, whole genome shotgun sequence:
- the LOC123890303 gene encoding ubiquitin carboxyl-terminal hydrolase 8-like: MTRLTEKLRLSSLFIKPTRFLSLLSLSTLHHLCNSLTRFIFSQTLPFFSMDNNLFSDNVDYFDDDFDSSYSLRPNRRLLQQDYRDFSVEKVYLLPYRWWIDAEGEGDRAEGVLYTVCSNFDSESEILLNLKKEEDREKIKSLEVGVSGRHYALVPEGLWLRALKRYNDFNNAVKDFGRIFYAEEGLPDLFPLQLRIVVSWETSSLVAKISQEENVSDFYKKACDIFNSAYNSLYIWDFSGQTTQLLVNDNARMPNDSLGQLGKEVLLELQVHGLSDSMRGSQSNGMISDSSQMECSSDGDPVTMNGSTENVIPYVTANNYFQDSSYRAVRSLGLTGLHNLGNTCFMNSAIQCLAHTPKLVDFFLGDYRKEINYENPLGMNGELALAFGDLLRTLWVPGASPVVPRMFKMKLANFAPQFSGYMQHDSQELLAFLLDGLHEDLNRVKRKPYHEVKDADGRPDGEVAEEYWRNHLARNDSIVVDLCQGQFRSTLICPFCKKVSITFDPFMYLSLPLPSTTIRTMTVTIMSTDGITLPSAITVTVPECGTLKHLIGALTAVCSLRDDETLLVAEIYKSKIFREYDASDPLADIRDQDTLVAYRVQKYTEDSILIFFTHDRLVESYGKERFENRLFGIPVATRLSGISCGRDVHRGFLNLINPFLMQNTEETIDEYDKEDSVVDDDTKKPNEVDESGETNNSEAIESDAVSNSGAEDDTYLGTDFEFYLMLSGRVSDIKITSNDEPLPVAMLSRKHLYLLVEWPDEVLKKYDTNLLGSLPEVSKPQFFTKRTQESVSIYKCLEAFLREEPLGPEDMWYCPTCKKPQQATKKLDLWRLPEILVVHLKRFSYNRYFKNKLETFVDFPINDLDLSTYVAHRSYPSPNCYMLYAIICHYGGLGGGHYTAFVRYGHDKWYEFDDNRVSPADEEMIKTSAAYVLFYKKV; the protein is encoded by the exons ATGACCCGATTAACGGAAAAGCTCCGTTTGTCTTCCTTGTTCATCAAACCGACCcgttttctctctcttctttctctctctactcTCCATCATCTCTGCAACTCCCTTACTCGTTTCATCTTCTCCCAAACCCTACCTTTCTTCTCCATGGACAACAATCTCTTCTCCGATAACGTCGATTACTTCGACGATGACTTCGATTCCTCTTACTCTCTTCGTCCTAACCGTCGCTTACTTCAACAAGATTACCGCGATTTCTCCGTTGAGAAGGTTTACTTGCTTCCCTATAG GTGGTGGATTGATGCAGAAGGTGAAGGTGATCGTGCGGAAGGTGTTTTGTATACAGTTTGTTCGAATTTTGATTCTGAGTCTGAAATTTTGCTTAATCTGAAGAAGGAAGAGGATCGTGAGAAGATTAAGAGTTTGGAGGTAGGTGTTTCAGGTCGTCATTATGCTTTGGTTCCTGAAGGACTTTGGTTGCGTGCTCTCAAACG GTATAATGATTTTAATAATGCAGTGAAGGATTTTGGGAGAATCTTCTATGCAGAAGAGGGTTTGCCAGATTTGTTCCCCTTGCAACTTAGGATAGTTGTTTCATGGGAAACCAGTTCACTTGTAGCAAAGATAAGCCAAGAG GAAAATGTGTCTGACTTCTACAAGAAAGCTTGTGACATTTTCAATTCTGCATATAACTCA CTGTATATTTGGGACTTCTCTGGGCAGACAACCCAGCTTTTAGTAAATGACAATGCTAGGATGCCAAATGATTCTCTTGGTCAACTTGGAAAAGAG GTTCTTCTGGAGTTACAAGTTCACGGACTTTCAGATTCAATGAGGGGTAGTCAGAGCAATGGGATGATTTCAGATAGCTCTCAGATGGAATGTTCTTCTGACGGTGACCCTGTTACGATGAATGGAAGCACTGAGAATGTTATCCCTTATGTAACAGcaaacaactattttcaagACAGTAGCTATAGAGCAGTTCGATCTTTGGGATTGACAGGATTACATAATCTTGGTAATACCTGTTTTATGAATAGTGCCATTCAGTGTTTGGCTCACACCCCAAAGCTTGTTGATTTTTTCCTTGGAGATTACCGTAAAGAGATAAATTATGAAAATCCCTTGGGAATGAAT GGAGAACTTGCTTTAGCTTTTGGAGATTTACTTAGAACGCTGTGGGTTCCTGGAGCATCACCTGTGGTACCAAGAATGTTCAAGATGAAACTAGCTAACTTTGCTCCTCAGTTTAGTGGTTATATGCAGCATGATTCTCAA GAACTGCTTGCTTTTTTGTTGGATGGACTGCACGAAGACCTTAATCGTGTAAAACGCAAGCCATATCATGAAGTTAAGGATGCAGATGGTCGTCCTGATGGAGAAGTGGCAGAAGAGTATTGGCGAAATCACCTTGCTCGCAATGACTCAATAGTAGTTGATTTGTGCCAA GGTCAGTTCCGGTCGACATTGATTTGCCCTTTTTGCAAGAAGGTTTCTATCACCTTTGACCCTTTTATGTACCTATCTCTGCCATTACCTTCTACAACGATACGGACCATGACTGTGACAATCATGAGTACTGATGGGATCACATTGCCTTCTGCAATTACTGTAACAGTGCCTGAATGTGGAACACTTAAGCATCTTATTGGGGCCTTAACTGCTGTTTGTTCTCTGAGAGATGATGAAACCCTCTTGGTGGCTGAG ATATACAAGAGTAAGATTTTTCGGGAATATGATGCATCTGACCCATTAGCTGATATTAGAGATCAAGACACACTTGTCGCTTACCGAGTGCAGAAGTATACTGAAGATAGCATCTTGATTTTTTTCACTCATGATCGTTTGGTGGAAAG TTACGGGAAGGAAAGGTTTGAAAATAGATTGTTTGGCATTCCAGTTGCAACAAGGCTGTCTGGTATTTCTTGTGGACGCGATGTTCATAGGGGGTTTCTGAATTTAATCAATCCATTTCTGATGCAAAACACGGAAGAAACAATAGATGAATATGATAAGGAGGACagtgttgttgatgatgatactAAAAAACCAAATGAAGTTGATGAATCAGGCGAAACTAATAACTCTGAAGCAATAGAAAGTGACGCAGTCTCGAACAGCGGAGCCGAGGATGACACATATTTGGGGACTGACTTTGAATTCTATCTAATGCTTTCTGGGAGAGTAAGTGACATTAAGATAACATCGAATGATGAACCATTACCTGTCGCAATGTTGTCCAGAAAGCATCTGTATCTACTTGTCGAATGGCCTGATGAGGTGCTTAAAAAGTATGACACAAACCTGCTTGGTTCATTGCCTGAGGTTTCCAAGCCCCAATTCTTCACCAAGAGAACACAAGAATCAGTATCTATTTACAAGTGCCTGGAAGCCTTCTTGAGAGAGGAACCTCTTGGGCCTGAAGACATGTG GTACTGTCCTACCTGCAAAAAACCTCAGCAAGCAACTAAAAAGTTGGACCTTTGGAGATTGCCTGAAATCCTTGTTGTTCATTTGAAGAGGTTCTCGTACAACCGATACTTCAAGAACAAGCTGGAAACTTTCGTTGACTTCCCAATTAATGATCTGGATTTGTCAACTTATGTCGCTCACAGGAGTTATCCATCTCCTAACTGCTATATGTTGTATGCCATTATTTGTCACTATGGCGGATTAGGAGGAGGTCACTATACAGCGTTTGTCCGT TATGGCCATGACAAATGGTATGAGTTTGATGATAACAGGGTTTCCCCTGCTGATGAGGAGATGATAAAGACTTCTGCTGCTTATGTTCTTTTCTACAAGAAAGTTTAG